A single region of the Bacteroidia bacterium genome encodes:
- a CDS encoding benzoyl-CoA reductase subunit A yields MKKYFLGIDLGSTTSKAVIINEQDEIIGRGITNTRANYMVATEIARLEAIYNARFSILKMKLDDEIKSKPEYKKYIEDIESVFQYLQFKRRLDKLIVQFDESINSTFEGEKKTTIVNFVKTIFNIIAPEIRHEFIFANLGNKNQFFRDIVSERYNKEIAKLGKEYFEPMMLIYDKSITPVENELTEFDFKELIFEALEVLNEKYSYLENTNPEVSDIQFDIEMNILKGNHKQVHESIKEHITFIANMDIHIANMVGTGYGRALLPFPEKSIKSEILCHAFGAHAVFPNTKTVLDIGGQDTKAIQVDSHGLVTSFHMNDRCAAGCGRYLGYIADEFNISLNELGPLASDAKKEVTICSTCTVFAAAEIRELLNVGEERADILAGLHKSIVMRAMSLLARSGGVRNEFTFTGGVARNQAVLKYVTELVRKNYGDDLKINIHTDSIFMGALGGAMFARRSYKD; encoded by the coding sequence ATGAAAAAATATTTTTTAGGTATCGACCTTGGTTCAACTACTTCAAAGGCTGTTATTATTAACGAGCAGGATGAAATCATTGGAAGAGGAATAACAAATACTAGGGCAAATTACATGGTAGCAACAGAAATTGCAAGATTGGAAGCAATTTACAATGCCCGTTTTTCAATTCTTAAAATGAAATTAGATGATGAAATAAAAAGTAAACCTGAATATAAAAAATATATTGAGGATATTGAATCTGTATTTCAATATTTACAGTTTAAACGTAGATTAGATAAGCTAATTGTTCAGTTTGACGAATCAATAAATTCTACTTTTGAAGGTGAGAAAAAAACTACTATTGTTAATTTTGTTAAAACAATATTCAATATTATTGCTCCTGAAATAAGACATGAATTTATTTTCGCAAATCTTGGAAATAAAAATCAGTTTTTCCGTGATATAGTAAGTGAACGCTACAATAAAGAAATTGCAAAACTTGGCAAAGAATATTTTGAGCCAATGATGCTGATTTACGATAAAAGTATTACTCCTGTGGAAAATGAATTAACTGAGTTTGATTTTAAAGAACTGATATTTGAAGCACTTGAAGTTCTTAATGAAAAATATTCTTATTTAGAAAACACAAATCCAGAGGTTTCAGATATCCAGTTCGACATTGAAATGAATATCCTGAAAGGAAATCATAAACAAGTTCACGAGTCAATAAAAGAACACATAACTTTTATTGCAAACATGGATATACATATAGCAAACATGGTTGGTACCGGCTATGGTCGTGCGCTTTTACCATTTCCGGAGAAATCTATAAAATCGGAAATTCTTTGCCATGCTTTTGGTGCCCATGCAGTATTTCCAAATACTAAAACCGTTCTGGATATTGGTGGTCAGGACACAAAAGCAATTCAGGTTGACAGCCATGGTTTAGTTACAAGTTTTCACATGAATGACAGATGTGCTGCAGGTTGTGGAAGATATTTAGGCTATATTGCAGATGAATTTAACATTTCACTTAATGAATTAGGTCCCCTTGCATCAGACGCAAAGAAAGAAGTAACAATTTGCTCAACATGTACTGTTTTTGCAGCCGCAGAAATAAGAGAATTATTAAATGTTGGCGAAGAACGTGCAGACATTCTTGCAGGCTTACATAAATCAATTGTTATGAGGGCGATGTCTTTACTTGCGCGTTCAGGTGGTGTTAGAAATGAATTCACATTTACAGGAGGCGTAGCAAGAAACCAAGCTGTATTAAAATATGTTACAGAACTTGTAAGAAAAAATTACGGTGACGATCTTAAAATAAATATTCACACCGACTCAATTTTTATGGGAGCTTTGGGCGGTGCAATGTTTGCACGCAGAAGTTATAAAGATTAA
- the bcrB gene encoding benzoyl-CoA reductase subunit B has protein sequence MSKSVSKEKSMIIQKEMIAGLLKELGNAKETGKKVVYTFVPGNISELILAFDMLPVYPEINALQSGMRKKSEGFILDAEKLGHSEDVCTYVKCDVGMMINGNIGPSGEKIPAPDLLLLSYTGCFTFMKWFETLKRLYPNVPVALLHTPYQEGHKITPEMTQYMVKQLKEEVIPKMEKVSGNKYDEEKLKKILANSSKVEETIIKIFDTTKNRPSPIDAYFAGVYYIGPINNGFRGTPEAIDYYNELYKEIMDRVHNGLGPITPEGEMEKERFRLVVEGPPNWTHFREFWKLFYDMGAVIVASSYTKVGGVYDMGFRVNPDKPLESLADYCMNCYTNLNLEQRVELLSKCITDYHADGFLVNSIKSCNSFSAGQLMIMQQLERRLEIPVGFIESDLVDPRYFSYANIKNRLESFFQMLEQRKLILE, from the coding sequence ATGTCAAAATCTGTTAGCAAAGAAAAGAGCATGATCATCCAGAAAGAGATGATTGCAGGATTGTTAAAGGAGTTGGGAAATGCTAAAGAAACCGGAAAGAAAGTTGTTTATACTTTTGTTCCCGGAAATATTTCAGAGCTTATTCTTGCTTTCGACATGCTTCCTGTTTATCCTGAAATTAATGCACTTCAATCCGGTATGCGAAAGAAATCTGAAGGCTTCATACTTGATGCAGAAAAATTGGGACATTCAGAAGATGTTTGTACTTACGTTAAATGTGATGTTGGTATGATGATTAATGGTAACATTGGACCATCAGGTGAAAAGATTCCGGCACCTGATCTTTTGTTATTAAGCTATACCGGCTGTTTCACATTTATGAAATGGTTCGAGACATTAAAACGACTTTACCCAAATGTACCAGTTGCTTTACTTCACACTCCATATCAGGAAGGTCATAAAATTACTCCAGAAATGACGCAATATATGGTAAAACAACTCAAAGAAGAAGTTATACCAAAAATGGAAAAAGTTTCAGGTAACAAATATGACGAAGAAAAATTAAAGAAAATACTTGCAAATTCCTCAAAAGTTGAAGAAACAATAATCAAAATATTTGATACAACTAAAAACCGTCCCTCACCTATTGATGCTTATTTTGCAGGAGTATATTATATCGGACCTATAAATAATGGTTTCAGAGGAACTCCTGAAGCTATAGATTATTATAATGAGCTATACAAAGAAATTATGGACAGAGTTCATAATGGATTAGGACCTATAACACCTGAAGGTGAAATGGAGAAAGAACGTTTCCGTTTAGTGGTTGAAGGTCCACCCAACTGGACACACTTTCGCGAATTCTGGAAATTATTTTATGATATGGGTGCCGTTATTGTAGCTTCTTCATATACAAAAGTTGGTGGAGTTTACGATATGGGATTCCGTGTAAATCCGGATAAACCATTGGAAAGTCTTGCCGATTACTGTATGAATTGTTATACAAATCTAAACCTTGAACAACGTGTAGAACTTTTAAGTAAATGTATTACTGATTATCATGCAGATGGATTTCTCGTTAATTCAATTAAAAGCTGTAATTCATTCTCGGCAGGTCAGTTAATGATTATGCAACAACTGGAACGTCGTCTGGAAATACCAGTTGGTTTTATTGAATCTGATTTGGTTGATCCTAGATACTTTTCATATGCAAATATTAAAAATCGTCTCGAATCATTCTTCCAAATGTTAGAACAACGTAAATTAATTTTAGAATAA
- the bcrC gene encoding benzoyl-CoA reductase subunit C: protein MEALNDIIKKCNELAFDLNFTRAKEWKKQDNSRVLVGYMPIYFPREIVHAANGLAVGILGGGDKKQIIKGDAYYQSYVCHMPRGIVELVLDNHLEDFDGFIFPSICDVIRNLSGMFQLFGKGKFVKYMDFPQNFLPEVGGEFYKSELQHILNEIKKINNIEVTPERLQKSIDLFNKNRKLTEEIYNIRSEFPWRITAADIYNIVRAGFVIPVEEHNDILEEVVNLLKVENGEPHDKIRVLVIGAFCEQPPLSLIKTIELAGCYIIEDDFLLGSRWIKGDINTTKYSPLDSIVRAYLEQSTFSSSVYDVDNPKEGRLLTQLKERNVDGIIFAAPSFCDPALLDHPILQKACDDNNVRYISFLYSENTGQFKVIKEQVGTFSDSIKLWA from the coding sequence TTGGAAGCATTAAACGATATAATTAAAAAATGTAATGAACTAGCTTTTGACCTGAATTTTACCAGAGCAAAAGAATGGAAGAAACAGGATAATAGCAGAGTTTTGGTTGGATATATGCCTATTTACTTTCCGCGAGAAATAGTTCATGCAGCTAATGGTTTGGCGGTAGGAATACTTGGCGGTGGAGATAAGAAGCAGATTATTAAGGGTGACGCATACTATCAATCATATGTGTGTCATATGCCCCGTGGGATTGTAGAATTAGTACTTGATAATCATCTTGAAGATTTTGACGGATTTATATTTCCGTCAATTTGTGATGTAATAAGGAATCTATCCGGAATGTTTCAGCTTTTTGGTAAAGGTAAATTTGTGAAATACATGGACTTTCCTCAAAACTTCTTACCTGAAGTCGGAGGTGAATTTTATAAATCAGAGCTTCAACATATATTAAATGAGATTAAAAAAATAAATAATATTGAAGTTACACCTGAGCGTCTTCAAAAATCAATTGATCTATTTAATAAAAACAGAAAACTAACTGAAGAAATATACAATATCAGATCAGAGTTTCCATGGAGAATTACTGCTGCCGACATATATAATATTGTACGTGCCGGTTTTGTAATTCCGGTTGAAGAACATAATGACATTTTAGAAGAAGTTGTAAATCTTTTAAAAGTTGAAAACGGTGAACCTCATGATAAAATAAGAGTTCTTGTAATTGGTGCATTCTGCGAACAACCTCCCTTAAGTTTAATAAAAACAATTGAGCTTGCAGGGTGTTATATTATTGAAGACGATTTTCTTCTTGGTTCAAGATGGATAAAAGGCGATATAAATACAACAAAATACTCACCTTTAGATTCTATAGTTAGAGCTTACCTCGAACAAAGCACATTTTCTTCGTCAGTTTATGATGTAGACAATCCAAAAGAAGGTCGCTTACTAACTCAATTGAAAGAAAGAAACGTAGACGGGATCATTTTTGCAGCTCCAAGTTTCTGCGACCCAGCTCTACTTGATCATCCTATTTTGCAAAAAGCCTGCGATGATAACAACGTTCGTTACATAAGCTTTTTATACAGCGAAAACACCGGTCAGTTTAAGGTAATTAAAGAACAGGTCGGAACTTTTTCAGACTCAATTAAACTTTGGGCTTAA